In Brienomyrus brachyistius isolate T26 chromosome 19, BBRACH_0.4, whole genome shotgun sequence, one DNA window encodes the following:
- the LOC125714362 gene encoding ectonucleoside triphosphate diphosphohydrolase 5-like isoform X2, with the protein MDLKTFLQLFVLVVWALDGTFCVEGKLFVDFSAQRENILANSARSANSSRVFYGIMMDAGSTGTRIHVYAFIQEDPDGLPYLHNETFHSEEIGLSSYVNTPVEAGKLVRELLKVATAVVPRDMWHVTPLVLRATAGFRLLPADKAHVLIEEIKEVFSQSPFLVTSRSVSIIDGTYEGILAWVSLNFLTGHLHVDMKRSAGVLDLGGASTQITFLPKCQKTVNKAPTDHVAKLEILNTTYLLYSHSYLKNGLKVARLVTLGALSDADPGKKVFKSLCLPRNYSVNYTFGGITYEISGNINGYNGYETCYKEVLKAIKGSVRKPYNIHENVFYAVAYYYDMAKDSGLIEGSQGEHVEVKRFKKKAKEVCSDKSKDHYAKPFECMDLTYITALLTEGFGFQDSVGLQLTKKVKGFESSWALGAMLEYLHKVRIP; encoded by the exons ATGGACCTGAAGACCTTCCTGCAGCTTTTTGTACTCGTGGTCTGGGCTCTGGACGGAACCTTTTGTGTTGAAGGAAAGCTTTTTGTTGACTTTTCTGCACAGAGGGAGAATATCCTGGCAAACAGCGCCCGGTCGGCCAACAGCAGCCGCGTGTTTTACGGGATAATGATGGACGCCGGCAGCACAGGCACTCGTATCCATGTTTACGCTTTCATCCAGGAGGACCCGG ACGGGCTGCCGTATTTGCACAACGAAACGTTCCATTCGGAAGAGATTGGTTTATCTTCATATGTGAACACGCCTGTGGAG GCTGGGAAGCTGGTTCGCGAGCTACTGAAGGTTGCAACAGCGGTGGTGCCTCGCGACATGTGGCACGTGACCCCGCTGGTGCTGAGGGCCACTGCAGGCTTTCGGCTGCTCCCTGCGGATAAAGCTCACGTGTTGATTGAGGAG ATCAAGGAAGTCTTCAGTCAGTCCCCCTTTTTGGTGACAAGCAGAAGCGTCAGTATCATCGACGGTACATATGAAG GAATCCTGGCATGGGTGTCTCTGAACTTCCTAACAG GGCATTTGCATGTCGACATGAAGAGATCAGCAGGCGTTTTAGACCTGGGTGGGGCCTCAACCCAAATCACATTTCTACCTAAATGTCAG AAAACTGTTAATAAAGCTCCTACTGATCATGTCGCCAAATTGGAGATATTAAACACAACATACCTGCTCTACTCTCACAG TTACCTCAAAAATGGACTCAAAGTTGCTCGCCTCGTCACTTTAGGGGCCCTGAGTGATGCAG ATCCAGGAAagaaagtttttaaaagtttgtGCTTGCCGAGGAACTATTCTGTTAATTATACCTTTGGTGGAATCACGTATGAAATCAGTGGAAATATAAATG GCTACAATGGCTACGAGACCTGCTACAAAGAGGTTTTGAAGGCCATCAAGGGCTCTGTGCGCAAGCCATACAATATTCATGAGAACGTGTTTTATGCTGTTGCCTACTACTATGACATGGCTAAGGACTCGGGCCTCATTG AAGGCAGTCAAGGTGAGCATGTGGAAGTGAAAAGGTTTAAGAAGAAAGCAAAAGAAG TATGCAGTGACAAGTCCAAGGATCACTACGCCAAGCCTTTTGAGTGTATGGACCTGACATACATCACAGCCTTGCTGACGGAGGGCTTTGGCTTTCAGGACAGCGTGGGCCTGCAG CTGACAAAAAAAGTGAAAGGCTTTGAGAGCAGCTGGGCCTTGGGAGCCATGCTGGAGTACCTCCATAAAGTCCGAATCCCCTGA
- the LOC125714362 gene encoding ectonucleoside triphosphate diphosphohydrolase 5-like isoform X3: protein MDLKTFLQLFVLVVWALDGTFCVEGKLFVDFSAQRENILANSARSANSSRVFYGIMMDAGSTGTRIHVYAFIQEDPDGLPYLHNETFHSEEIGLSSYVNTPVEAGKLVRELLKVATAVVPRDMWHVTPLVLRATAGFRLLPADKAHVLIEEIKEVFSQSPFLVTSRSVSIIDGTYEGILAWVSLNFLTGHLHVDMKRSAGVLDLGGASTQITFLPKCQKTVNKAPTDHVAKLEILNTTYLLYSHSYLKNGLKVARLVTLGALSDADPGKKVFKSLCLPRNYSVNYTFGGITYEISGNINGYNGYETCYKEVLKAIKGSVRKPYNIHENVFYAVAYYYDMAKDSGLIEGSQGEHVEVKRFKKKAKEVCSDKSKDHYAKPFECMDLTYITALLTEGFGFQDSVGLQVS, encoded by the exons ATGGACCTGAAGACCTTCCTGCAGCTTTTTGTACTCGTGGTCTGGGCTCTGGACGGAACCTTTTGTGTTGAAGGAAAGCTTTTTGTTGACTTTTCTGCACAGAGGGAGAATATCCTGGCAAACAGCGCCCGGTCGGCCAACAGCAGCCGCGTGTTTTACGGGATAATGATGGACGCCGGCAGCACAGGCACTCGTATCCATGTTTACGCTTTCATCCAGGAGGACCCGG ACGGGCTGCCGTATTTGCACAACGAAACGTTCCATTCGGAAGAGATTGGTTTATCTTCATATGTGAACACGCCTGTGGAG GCTGGGAAGCTGGTTCGCGAGCTACTGAAGGTTGCAACAGCGGTGGTGCCTCGCGACATGTGGCACGTGACCCCGCTGGTGCTGAGGGCCACTGCAGGCTTTCGGCTGCTCCCTGCGGATAAAGCTCACGTGTTGATTGAGGAG ATCAAGGAAGTCTTCAGTCAGTCCCCCTTTTTGGTGACAAGCAGAAGCGTCAGTATCATCGACGGTACATATGAAG GAATCCTGGCATGGGTGTCTCTGAACTTCCTAACAG GGCATTTGCATGTCGACATGAAGAGATCAGCAGGCGTTTTAGACCTGGGTGGGGCCTCAACCCAAATCACATTTCTACCTAAATGTCAG AAAACTGTTAATAAAGCTCCTACTGATCATGTCGCCAAATTGGAGATATTAAACACAACATACCTGCTCTACTCTCACAG TTACCTCAAAAATGGACTCAAAGTTGCTCGCCTCGTCACTTTAGGGGCCCTGAGTGATGCAG ATCCAGGAAagaaagtttttaaaagtttgtGCTTGCCGAGGAACTATTCTGTTAATTATACCTTTGGTGGAATCACGTATGAAATCAGTGGAAATATAAATG GCTACAATGGCTACGAGACCTGCTACAAAGAGGTTTTGAAGGCCATCAAGGGCTCTGTGCGCAAGCCATACAATATTCATGAGAACGTGTTTTATGCTGTTGCCTACTACTATGACATGGCTAAGGACTCGGGCCTCATTG AAGGCAGTCAAGGTGAGCATGTGGAAGTGAAAAGGTTTAAGAAGAAAGCAAAAGAAG TATGCAGTGACAAGTCCAAGGATCACTACGCCAAGCCTTTTGAGTGTATGGACCTGACATACATCACAGCCTTGCTGACGGAGGGCTTTGGCTTTCAGGACAGCGTGGGCCTGCAGGTAAG CTGA
- the LOC125714362 gene encoding ectonucleoside triphosphate diphosphohydrolase 5-like isoform X1, which produces MDLKTFLQLFVLVVWALDGTFCVEGKLFVDFSAQRENILANSARSANSSRVFYGIMMDAGSTGTRIHVYAFIQEDPDGLPYLHNETFHSEEIGLSSYVNTPVEAGKLVRELLKVATAVVPRDMWHVTPLVLRATAGFRLLPADKAHVLIEEIKEVFSQSPFLVTSRSVSIIDGTYEGILAWVSLNFLTGHLHVDMKRSAGVLDLGGASTQITFLPKCQKTVNKAPTDHVAKLEILNTTYLLYSHSYLKNGLKVARLVTLGALSDADPGKKVFKSLCLPRNYSVNYTFGGITYEISGNINGYNGYETCYKEVLKAIKGSVRKPYNIHENVFYAVAYYYDMAKDSGLIEGSQGEHVEVKRFKKKAKEVCSDKSKDHYAKPFECMDLTYITALLTEGFGFQDSVGLQVRCVVLCGAAGQAYCSLWGCRSGVLFSVGLQVRRVVLCILKLTKKVKGFESSWALGAMLEYLHKVRIP; this is translated from the exons ATGGACCTGAAGACCTTCCTGCAGCTTTTTGTACTCGTGGTCTGGGCTCTGGACGGAACCTTTTGTGTTGAAGGAAAGCTTTTTGTTGACTTTTCTGCACAGAGGGAGAATATCCTGGCAAACAGCGCCCGGTCGGCCAACAGCAGCCGCGTGTTTTACGGGATAATGATGGACGCCGGCAGCACAGGCACTCGTATCCATGTTTACGCTTTCATCCAGGAGGACCCGG ACGGGCTGCCGTATTTGCACAACGAAACGTTCCATTCGGAAGAGATTGGTTTATCTTCATATGTGAACACGCCTGTGGAG GCTGGGAAGCTGGTTCGCGAGCTACTGAAGGTTGCAACAGCGGTGGTGCCTCGCGACATGTGGCACGTGACCCCGCTGGTGCTGAGGGCCACTGCAGGCTTTCGGCTGCTCCCTGCGGATAAAGCTCACGTGTTGATTGAGGAG ATCAAGGAAGTCTTCAGTCAGTCCCCCTTTTTGGTGACAAGCAGAAGCGTCAGTATCATCGACGGTACATATGAAG GAATCCTGGCATGGGTGTCTCTGAACTTCCTAACAG GGCATTTGCATGTCGACATGAAGAGATCAGCAGGCGTTTTAGACCTGGGTGGGGCCTCAACCCAAATCACATTTCTACCTAAATGTCAG AAAACTGTTAATAAAGCTCCTACTGATCATGTCGCCAAATTGGAGATATTAAACACAACATACCTGCTCTACTCTCACAG TTACCTCAAAAATGGACTCAAAGTTGCTCGCCTCGTCACTTTAGGGGCCCTGAGTGATGCAG ATCCAGGAAagaaagtttttaaaagtttgtGCTTGCCGAGGAACTATTCTGTTAATTATACCTTTGGTGGAATCACGTATGAAATCAGTGGAAATATAAATG GCTACAATGGCTACGAGACCTGCTACAAAGAGGTTTTGAAGGCCATCAAGGGCTCTGTGCGCAAGCCATACAATATTCATGAGAACGTGTTTTATGCTGTTGCCTACTACTATGACATGGCTAAGGACTCGGGCCTCATTG AAGGCAGTCAAGGTGAGCATGTGGAAGTGAAAAGGTTTAAGAAGAAAGCAAAAGAAG TATGCAGTGACAAGTCCAAGGATCACTACGCCAAGCCTTTTGAGTGTATGGACCTGACATACATCACAGCCTTGCTGACGGAGGGCTTTGGCTTTCAGGACAGCGTGGGCCTGCAGGTAAGGTGTGTTGTTCTCTGTGGGGCTGCAGGTCAGGCGTATTGTTCTCTGTGGGGCTGCAG GTCAGGCGTGTTGTTCTCTGTGGGGCTGCAGGTCAGGCGTGTTGTTCTCTGTATTTTGAAGCTGACAAAAAAAGTGAAAGGCTTTGAGAGCAGCTGGGCCTTGGGAGCCATGCTGGAGTACCTCCATAAAGTCCGAATCCCCTGA
- the pigh gene encoding phosphatidylinositol N-acetylglucosaminyltransferase subunit H, with product MADDEFTDINGKPLSLEYRFHSSFCREFIVSAPKMSLLKVMVYTCSVWLFAYAVFFVTENTAVLSAAILVTLVGMMLHIHFIKIDQETLLVIGSLGIQVSASYASGRESTTFIEMSRIKDIVINEAIYMQRVIYYLCILVKEPANPDSVSSVVPLFQSSKPRLNCLIKVYRSCQEILGQS from the exons ATGGCAGATGATGAATTTACCGACATAAATGGTAAACCACTGTCACTGGAATACCGTTTCCATTCCAGTTTTTGTAGAGAGTTCATAGTAAGCGCGCCTAAAATGTCCTTGCTTAAGGTCATGGTGTACACTTGTTCGGTTTGGTTATTTGCCTACGCCGTGTTTTTCGTCACCGAG AACACGGCGGTGCTGTCCGCTGCCATCCTTGTGACGCTCGTTGGGATGATGCTCCACATCCATTTCATCAAGATCGACCAGGAGACGCTGCTGGTCATCGGCTCATTGGGCATCCAGGTGTCGGCGTCCTATGCATCGGGCAGGGAGAGCACCACCTTCATCGAAATGAGCAGGATCAAGGACATTGTTATTAATGAGGCTATTTATATG caaagagtGATTTACTACCTGTGCATTCTGGTGAAAGAACCGGCAAACCCTGATTCGGTGTCCAGTGTGGTGCCCCTTTTCCAG AGTTCCAAGCCGAGATTAAATTGCTTGATAAAGGTATATAGAAGTTGCCAAGAAATTCTTGGACAGAGCTAA
- the wdr21 gene encoding WD repeat domain 21, producing the protein MSAPELPGFYFDAEKNRYFRLLPGHNNCNPLTREGLQREEQERRRLRLLEEEAASVGAKSPRVGLNSTLLLQKRHLGLTPGNSYSRLIHELKVCSMRRQRLEVRSPDSSSPDTDNFRLIVADSACERVFTVNDVDHGGCKYGIMNFHAGSNCSLSVEMCDNLYFTNRKVNSICWASVTHPDSHVLLCLVGIAQTPGCVSLLPASLFSNSNTDQPGMLCSFKISTAWSCAWCLNPQADKNFSTGLSRRVIVTDAVTGRRQTYGVGSDVLAQQFALRAPVLYNGGRSGEIFSIDLRQRARRGHGWKACRFYQESAITSVHVLQDENYLIAADMKGTIKLWDVRVTKAVRQYDGHHNEHAYLPLHVCEPEGLLLAVGQDCYTRLWSLGDGRLLRTIPSPHPASKDSVPSVVFSSQLGGRRGLPGLLMAVRHDLYYFPYSCDYGDGNALTKAC; encoded by the exons ATGTCTGCCCCAG AATTGCCAGGGTTCTACTTTGATGCTGAGAAGAACCGGTACTTCCGTCTGTTGCCAGGACATAACAACTGCAACCCGCTGACCAGGGAGGGCCTGCAGCGGGAAGAGCAGGAGCGTCGGAGGCTGCGGCTCCTGGAGGAGGAGGCGGCCAGCGTAGGGGCG AAGTCGCCTCGGGTCGGCCTCAACTCTACGCTGCTCCTGCAGAAAAGGCACCTGGGGCTTACTCCAGGAAACTCGTACAGCAG GCTTATCCATGAGCTGAAGGTCTGCAGCATGAGGCGCCAGCGACTGGAGGTGCGCAGCCCCGACTCCAGCAGCCCCGACACCGACAATTTCCGCCTTATTGTA GCTGACTCGGCGTGCGAGCGCGTTTTCACCGTCAATGATGTGGACCACGGGGGTTGCAAGTATGGCATCATGAACTTCCACGCTGGCAGTAACTGCTCGCTGTCCGTCGAGATGTGCGACAACCTGTACTTCACCAATCGTAAG GTGAACTCAATTTGCTGGGCCTCAGTCACCCATCCAGATTCACACGTGCT ACTGTGTCTGGTTGGAATAGCCCAGACCCCAGGCTGCGTCAGTTTGTTACCAGCGTCTCTGTTTAGCAACTCGAACACTG ATCAGCCTGGAATGCTGTGCAGTTTTAAGATCTCAACGGCTTGGTCCTGTGCCTGGTGTCTGAACCCACAGGCTGACAAGAACTTCAGCACAG GGCTGTCAAGACGTGTCATCGTGACGGACGCTGTGACGGGCCGGCGGCAGACCTACGGCGTAGGCAGCGATGTGCTGGCACAGCAGTTCGCCCTGCGG GCCCCGGTGCTGTACAACGGGGGGCGTTCAGGGGAGATCTTCAGCATCGATCTCAGGCAGCGAGCCCGTCGTGGCCATggctggaaagcctgtcgcttctACCAGGAATCTGCCATCACCTCGGTCCACGTACTGCAGGATGAGAACTATCTCATCGCTGCCGACATGAAGGGAACG ATTAAGCTTTGGGACGTGCGCGTCACCAAGGCAGTGCGGCAGTACGATGGTCACCACAACGAGCACGCGTACCTGCCACTGCACGTCTGCGAGCCGGAGGGGCTGCTACTGGCAG TGGGACAGGACTGCTACACACGCCTATGGAGCCTAGGCGATGGGCGCCTGCTGCGGaccatcccctccccccaccctgccagcAAGGACTCTGTGCCTAGTGTGGTGTTCTCCTCACAGCTGGGGGGTCGTCGCGGCCTGCCCGGCCTGCTGATGGCCGTTCGACACGACCTCTACTACTTCCCATACAGCTGTGACTACGGGGACGGGAACGCACTGACGAAGGCCTGCTGA